The Pandoraea apista genomic interval TACTCCGTGGTGATGCTGCACCCGTCGACTGCATGCGGCAATACGGCGCACATCAGATGCGACGCCGTATGAAAGCGCATATGGCGAAAGCGCCGTTCCCAGTCGATCTCGGCACGCACGGTGTCACCCACGGCCAATCGCGCCAGCAAGTCCTCCTGCCCCTCGGCAGGCACATGCACGGCGTCGTCGGGCGTCGCCCCTTCCTGCTTCGACTTGCGGGTATCCGCAATACTCAGCTTCGTCCCGTCGGCAAGCACGAACTCCCCTGCGTCTCCTGCCTGCCCGCCCCCCAGCGGATAGAAAACAGTGCGATCGAGCATGATGCCGCTCTCGTCGATATGGGTGATACGTGCCTCGCACGCGCGCAGATAGGCATCTTGCCGGAATAGG includes:
- a CDS encoding alanyl-tRNA editing protein — translated: MNTEALFRQDAYLRACEARITHIDESGIMLDRTVFYPLGGGQAGDAGEFVLADGTKLSIADTRKSKQEGATPDDAVHVPAEGQEDLLARLAVGDTVRAEIDWERRFRHMRFHTASHLMCAVLPHAVDGCSITTEYARLDFVTNEPIERETVEAGLAALVAAARPVAIDSISDEEMAARPELVRTMSVKPPVGLGRVRLVRIEGIDLQPCGGTHVANTSEIGALRVAKIEKKTSRTRRVVLAFA